From a single Populus nigra chromosome 18, ddPopNigr1.1, whole genome shotgun sequence genomic region:
- the LOC133678393 gene encoding transcription factor bHLH118-like, translating to MFPLQQGDELCFNISSDPHQQHNIPQDLILARYAALQGSDTTNKMENGRRRFLISMDSNHEVARDHSKNNNKKMMHRNIERQRRQEMATLYASLRALLPLEFIKGKRSISDHMNESVNYIKYLQKKIKELSAKRDGLKKSPNLSFDSPSGSSNKYSPISPVTLQPYPGGIEVVFDSDFRGQDPPLSRVLQVLLEEGISVVNCVSTKVNERLFHTVQTEVNDPACLNLSELRQKLTLRAVS from the exons AACAACACAACATCCCACAAGATCTGATTCTTGCTCGATATGCTGCACTCCAAGGAAGTGATACAACCAACAAAATGGAAAATGGTCGGCGGCGATTTTTAATTTCCATGGACAGTAATCATGAGGTTGCTAGAGatcatagtaaaaataataataagaagatgatgcatagaaatattgaaagaCAAAGAAGGCAAGAAATGGCAACCCTTTATGCATCCCTTCGAGCTCTACTCCCTCTTGAGTTTATCAAG GGAAAGCGTTCAATATCGGATCACATGAACGAGTCTGTGAATTATATAAAGTATCTCCAAAAGAAGATCAAAGAACTAAGTGCCAAGAGAGATGGGTTAAAGAAATCCCCCAATTTAAGCTTTGATTCCCCAAGTGGAAGTTCTAACAAATACTCTCCAATTAGTCCAGTAACCCTCCAGCCATATCCAGGTGGTATTGAGGTTGTGTTTGATAGTGATTTTAGGGGGCAAGATCCCCCCCTATCAAGAGTGTTGCAAGTGTTGCTTGAAGAAGGAATCTCTGTTGTTAACTGTGTTTCCACCAAAGTAAATGAAAGATTATTTCACACCGTCCAAACTGAG GTCAATGATCCTGCATGCTTAAATCTATCCGAGCTGCGGCAGAAACTAACCCTACGAGCTGTTTCTTGA